In Dama dama isolate Ldn47 chromosome X, ASM3311817v1, whole genome shotgun sequence, one genomic interval encodes:
- the LOC133051699 gene encoding casein kinase I-like, whose product MASSSGPKADFIVGGRYKLVREIGCGSFGDVYLAIDLTNHEEVAVKLESQDARQPRLVHEKELYNVLQGGVGIPQIRWFGQEADSNVLVMDLLGPSLEDLFNFCSRRFTMKTVLMLAEQMISRLEYVHTQNLIHRDIKPDNFLMGTGQQWKKLFLIDFGLAKKYRDSRTGQHISYRKGKSLTGTPPYASIRAHLGIEQSRRDDMESLGYVLMYFNRASLPWQGLKAATMKQRCEKISEMKMATPVDVLCNGFPVEFAMYFKHCRGLSFEEAPDYTYLRQLFRILFRTLNYQHDYAFDWIVLQQKAAQQAASSSGQGQQAQTPTGNQTDKTKSEVKGS is encoded by the coding sequence ATGGCGAGCAGCAGCGGACCCAAGGCCGATTTCATTGTCGGAGGGAGATACAAACTGGTACGGGAGATCGGGTGTGGCTCCTTCGGGGACGTTTATTTGGCGATAGACCTCACCAACCACGAGGAAGTGGCAGTGAAACTAGAGTCACAGGATGCGAGGCAGCCCCGGTTGGTACATGAGAAGGAGCTCTATAATGTTCTTCAAGGTGGGGTTGGCATCCCCCAGATACGGTGGTTTGGTCAGGAAGCGGACTCTAATGTGCTCGTCATGGATCTTCTGGGACCCAGCCTTGAAGACCTCTTCAATTTCTGTTCAAGGAGGTTCACAATGAAAACTGTACTTATGTTAGCTGAACAGATGATCAGTAGACTCGAATATGTGCACACACAGAATCTGATACACAGAGACATTAAACCGGATAACTTCCTAATGGGTACTGGGCAGCAGTGGAAGAAGTTATTCCTTATTGATTTTGGTTTGGCTAAGAAGTACAGAGACAGCAGGACAGGGCAACACATATCGTACAGAAAGGGTAAAAGTCTCACTGGCACGCCTCCCTATGCTAGCATCCGTGCACATCTTGGTATTGAACAGAGTCGCCGAGATGACATGGAATCATTAGGATATGTCTTGATGTATTTTAATAGAGCCAGCCTGCCATGGCAAGGACTAAAGGCTGCAACGATGAAGCAAAGATGTGAAAAGATTAGCGAAATGAAGATGGCCACACCTGTTGATGTTTTATGTAACGGATTTCCTGTAGAATTTGCCATGTACTTTAAGCATTGTCGTGGGCTGTCCTTTGAGGAAGCCCCGGATTACACATACCTGAGGCAGCTATTCCGCATTCTTTTCAGGACCCTGAATTACCAACATGACTATGCATTTGATTGGATAGTGCTACAGCAGAAAGCAGCACAGCAGGCTGCCTCTTCAAGTGGGCAGGGTCAGCAGGCCCAAACACCTACAGGCAATCAGACTGACAAAaccaaaagtgaagtgaaaggttCATAA